The Haloplanus salinarum genome includes a region encoding these proteins:
- a CDS encoding ORC1-type DNA replication protein yields MTEDPDEGMLSWDESVFRDEHVFEIDYVPETFDHRETQLENLKYALRPAVRGSRPLNTMVRGPPGTGKTTAVLKLFGELSGQPGVRTVRVNCQLDSTRYAVFSRVFEHVFDYEPPSSGISFKKLFGQITDRLVDDDEVLVVALDDVNYLFYENEASDTLYSLLRAHEGSAGARIGVIVVSSDLGLDIMEELDGRVQSVFRPEEVYFPVYDADEIVDILGERVDRGFHDGVIGAQELDRVAELTAESGDLRVGIDLLRRAGLNAEMRASKTISVEDVEEAYDKSKYVHLSRCLRELSESERALVETIAEHDGQQAGTVYEAFHEATDLGYTRYSEIVNKLDQLGVIEADYADVEGRGRSRSLTLSYDAEAVLDRL; encoded by the coding sequence ATGACGGAGGACCCCGACGAGGGGATGCTGTCGTGGGACGAGTCGGTGTTCCGGGACGAACACGTCTTCGAAATCGACTACGTGCCCGAGACGTTCGACCACCGCGAGACGCAGTTGGAGAACTTGAAGTACGCGCTCCGGCCGGCGGTGCGGGGCTCCCGACCGCTCAACACGATGGTTCGGGGGCCGCCCGGCACCGGCAAGACCACCGCCGTGTTGAAGCTGTTCGGCGAGCTGTCGGGCCAGCCCGGCGTCCGGACCGTCCGGGTGAACTGCCAACTCGATTCGACGCGCTATGCCGTCTTCTCCCGGGTGTTCGAACACGTCTTCGACTACGAACCCCCTTCGTCGGGCATCTCGTTCAAGAAGCTGTTCGGGCAGATCACCGACCGCCTCGTCGACGACGACGAGGTGCTGGTGGTCGCGCTCGACGACGTGAACTACCTCTTCTACGAGAACGAGGCCTCGGATACCCTCTACTCGCTGTTGCGCGCCCACGAGGGGTCGGCCGGCGCCCGCATCGGCGTCATCGTCGTCTCCTCGGACCTGGGACTGGACATCATGGAGGAGCTCGACGGCCGCGTCCAGAGCGTCTTCCGCCCCGAGGAGGTGTACTTCCCCGTCTACGACGCCGACGAGATCGTCGACATCCTCGGGGAACGGGTCGACCGGGGCTTCCACGACGGCGTGATCGGCGCGCAGGAACTCGACCGCGTCGCCGAACTCACCGCCGAGAGCGGCGACCTCCGGGTCGGGATCGACCTGTTGCGCCGGGCGGGGCTCAACGCCGAGATGCGGGCCAGCAAGACGATCAGCGTCGAGGACGTCGAGGAGGCCTACGACAAGTCCAAGTACGTCCACCTCTCGCGCTGTCTGCGCGAGCTCTCGGAGTCCGAACGGGCGTTGGTCGAGACCATCGCCGAACACGACGGCCAGCAGGCCGGGACGGTCTACGAGGCGTTCCACGAGGCGACGGATCTCGGCTACACCCGCTACTCGGAGATCGTCAACAAACTCGACCAGTTGGGTGTCATCGAGGCCGACTACGCCGATGTCGAGGGCCGAGGACGATCCCGGTCGCTCACGCTCTCCTACGACG
- a CDS encoding helix-hairpin-helix domain-containing protein, which translates to MELTAIPGVGEKTAAALADLDDPERALREGDVAALAEAPGISAGRAAAIARAAVRHEHDADGEFLATDRARDVYEDVLDLLKERTVTDYAARRMETFVPTGAPSRIAEVRALVDRATDREADPATLDALSDVTPLADPPPTRVRDRCLATADAERYAEAEEAVPELSVEVVDDARDLAELARSYATVIALDETFAGVDVAGDVRVRPDALEHPAEVVPERLLAFFAANRDTLLAAARVHDAAGMEPPCDLDALRDALSRLDDDGTPVGDDELDRLTTAVDDLDAAVGTAESVANDHLRTAIRERDVTIEGTDFLSLVEQGARVDALLSRELADEFDHAVAKARDHLIDSLDLADEADLAERVFGGDPTFPLEHDAEAVSRLRTELAAARDRRAGRIKTELADDLRALRDPADRLVRAALERDVELAVARFADDFDCTLPDVDDDVSGVAVEGGRSPLLDVPFAEVEPVDYAVSGVTLLSGVNSGGKTSTLDLLALVTVLAHMGLPVPAAAARVERVSELHYYAKSQGTLDAGAFEATLRDFADLVTGTDSRLVLVDELESITEPGASAKIIAGILESLDGGDVTAVFVSHLAGEIRDAAGIDVAVDGIEAVGLVDGELRVNRSPVTDHLARSTPELIVEKLATESAERTADDDPPTDEDDFYRRLLEKF; encoded by the coding sequence ATGGAACTCACGGCCATCCCGGGCGTCGGCGAGAAGACGGCGGCCGCGCTCGCCGACCTCGACGACCCCGAGCGGGCGCTCCGGGAGGGCGACGTGGCCGCGCTCGCCGAGGCGCCGGGCATCTCCGCCGGTCGGGCCGCCGCCATCGCCCGCGCGGCCGTCCGCCACGAACACGACGCCGACGGCGAGTTCCTCGCGACCGACCGCGCCCGCGACGTCTACGAGGACGTGCTCGACCTCCTGAAGGAACGCACGGTCACCGACTACGCCGCCCGGCGGATGGAGACGTTCGTCCCGACGGGCGCGCCCTCGCGGATCGCGGAGGTCCGCGCCCTCGTCGACCGGGCGACCGACCGCGAGGCCGACCCCGCGACCCTCGATGCGCTCTCGGACGTGACTCCGCTCGCCGACCCGCCGCCAACGCGGGTGCGCGACCGCTGTCTCGCCACCGCCGACGCCGAGCGGTACGCCGAGGCGGAGGAGGCGGTTCCCGAACTCTCGGTCGAGGTGGTCGACGACGCCCGCGACCTCGCGGAACTCGCCCGGTCGTACGCGACGGTGATCGCCCTCGACGAGACCTTCGCCGGCGTCGACGTGGCCGGCGACGTGCGGGTACGCCCGGACGCCCTCGAACACCCCGCCGAGGTGGTGCCCGAGCGCCTCCTCGCGTTCTTCGCGGCGAACCGCGACACCTTGCTCGCCGCGGCGCGGGTCCACGACGCCGCGGGGATGGAGCCGCCCTGTGACCTCGACGCGCTCCGCGACGCGCTCTCCCGCCTCGACGACGACGGCACGCCCGTCGGCGACGACGAACTCGACCGGCTCACGACCGCCGTCGACGACCTCGACGCCGCGGTCGGAACCGCCGAATCGGTCGCCAACGACCACCTCCGGACCGCCATCCGCGAGCGCGACGTGACCATCGAGGGGACCGACTTCCTCTCCCTGGTCGAGCAGGGCGCCCGCGTCGACGCCCTGCTCTCCCGGGAACTCGCCGACGAGTTCGACCACGCGGTCGCGAAGGCCCGCGATCACCTGATCGACAGCCTCGACCTGGCCGACGAGGCGGACCTGGCCGAGCGCGTCTTCGGCGGCGACCCCACCTTCCCGCTGGAGCACGACGCGGAGGCGGTCTCGCGGCTCCGCACCGAACTCGCGGCCGCCCGCGACCGCCGGGCCGGCCGAATCAAGACGGAGTTGGCCGACGACCTGCGTGCCCTCCGCGACCCCGCCGACCGGCTGGTCCGGGCGGCCTTGGAGCGGGACGTGGAACTCGCCGTCGCCCGGTTCGCCGACGACTTCGACTGCACCCTCCCCGACGTCGACGACGACGTGTCCGGCGTCGCCGTCGAGGGCGGCCGGTCGCCGCTGCTCGACGTGCCCTTCGCCGAAGTCGAACCCGTCGACTACGCCGTCTCCGGGGTGACCCTCCTCTCGGGAGTCAACAGCGGCGGGAAGACCTCGACGCTCGACCTGCTGGCGCTCGTGACCGTCCTCGCCCACATGGGTCTCCCGGTCCCCGCCGCGGCCGCTCGGGTCGAACGCGTCTCCGAACTCCACTACTACGCCAAGAGCCAGGGGACCCTCGACGCCGGCGCCTTCGAGGCGACGCTCCGGGACTTCGCCGACCTCGTGACGGGTACCGACTCGCGGCTGGTTCTCGTCGACGAACTGGAGAGCATCACGGAGCCGGGCGCGAGTGCGAAGATCATCGCCGGCATCCTCGAATCACTGGATGGGGGCGACGTCACCGCCGTCTTCGTCTCCCACCTCGCCGGCGAAATCCGCGACGCCGCGGGGATCGACGTGGCGGTCGACGGCATCGAGGCGGTGGGGCTCGTCGACGGCGAACTCCGGGTGAATCGTTCGCCGGTGACCGACCACCTCGCGCGCTCGACGCCCGAACTCATCGTCGAGAAACTGGCGACGGAGTCGGCCGAACGAACGGCCGACGACGACCCCCCGACCGACGAGGACGACTTCTACCGGCGGCTCCTGGAGAAGTTCTGA
- the larE gene encoding ATP-dependent sacrificial sulfur transferase LarE, whose product MTALDAKLDAARADLAERDGVVVAFSGGVDSAVVAALAYDALGDDALACTARSETLPASELDDAVRVAEEIGIPHETVTFSELDDPDFVANGDDRCYHCRTMRLGRMYDVARERGIGTVCDGTNASDPGEGHRPGLRAVEELDVFSPLLAHDVTKAEVREAAERYGLSVADKPSMACLSSRIPTGLEVTEERLTRVEKAERLLRTWGFSQFRVRDHDGLARIEVAPEELDAALDREFVRAAREHLDDVGFEHVTLDLHGYRTGSVSPDEDDEEPLVADVFAQEYPTGGD is encoded by the coding sequence ATGACTGCACTCGACGCGAAACTGGACGCCGCCCGCGCCGACCTCGCCGAGCGCGACGGGGTCGTCGTCGCGTTCTCCGGCGGCGTCGACTCGGCGGTCGTCGCCGCCCTCGCCTACGACGCCCTCGGGGACGACGCCCTGGCCTGCACGGCCCGCAGCGAGACCCTCCCCGCGTCCGAACTCGACGACGCGGTCCGGGTGGCCGAGGAGATCGGGATCCCCCACGAGACCGTGACCTTCTCCGAACTCGACGACCCGGACTTCGTCGCCAACGGCGACGACCGGTGTTACCACTGCCGGACGATGCGCCTGGGGCGGATGTACGACGTGGCCCGCGAGCGGGGCATCGGGACCGTCTGTGACGGGACGAACGCCTCGGACCCGGGCGAGGGTCACCGGCCCGGGCTCCGCGCCGTCGAGGAACTCGACGTGTTCTCGCCGCTACTCGCCCACGACGTCACCAAGGCGGAGGTCCGCGAGGCCGCCGAGCGCTACGGCCTCTCGGTCGCCGACAAGCCCTCGATGGCGTGTCTCTCCTCCCGGATCCCGACGGGGCTCGAGGTGACCGAGGAACGGCTGACCCGCGTCGAGAAGGCCGAGCGACTGCTGCGGACCTGGGGGTTCTCGCAGTTTCGGGTACGCGACCACGACGGCCTCGCCCGCATCGAGGTGGCGCCCGAGGAACTCGACGCCGCCCTCGACCGGGAGTTCGTCCGCGCGGCGCGCGAACACCTCGACGACGTGGGCTTCGAGCACGTCACGCTCGACCTGCACGGCTACCGGACGGGGAGCGTGAGCCCCGACGAGGACGACGAGGAACCGCTCGTCGCCGACGTGTTCGCCCAGGAGTACCCCACCGGCGGGGACTGA
- a CDS encoding histidine phosphatase family protein, which translates to MTTVLLARHGETTWNRDGRLQGWAPTSLTDRGHAQSRALGSAVAAEYDVDRVLASDLRRARRTATHLAEHVGCDPTFESAWRERDFGRYQGLPKAAMFEDHDRLSLRRAGHDAVDARPESGESLRDVRERVLAGWERLVAESDPEETVAVVCHGGPLYLLVGAVEGRDVVSAVVEGEQDNCALNELRVRDGRASLLAENRTDFLDGVSA; encoded by the coding sequence ATGACCACCGTCCTGCTCGCCCGACACGGCGAGACGACGTGGAACCGTGACGGCCGCCTCCAGGGCTGGGCGCCGACGTCGCTGACCGACCGCGGACACGCACAGTCGCGGGCCCTCGGGTCCGCCGTCGCCGCCGAATACGACGTGGACCGCGTCCTCGCCTCCGACCTCCGGCGGGCCAGGCGGACCGCCACTCACCTCGCCGAACACGTCGGCTGTGACCCCACCTTCGAGTCGGCGTGGCGCGAGCGTGACTTCGGCCGCTACCAGGGGCTCCCGAAGGCGGCGATGTTCGAGGACCACGACCGTCTCTCGCTACGCCGGGCCGGCCACGACGCGGTGGACGCCCGCCCGGAGAGCGGCGAGAGCCTCCGGGACGTGCGGGAACGCGTCCTCGCCGGCTGGGAGCGACTCGTCGCCGAGAGCGACCCCGAGGAGACGGTGGCCGTCGTCTGTCACGGCGGCCCGCTCTACCTCCTCGTCGGCGCCGTCGAGGGCCGCGACGTCGTCTCGGCGGTCGTGGAGGGCGAGCAGGACAACTGCGCGCTGAACGAACTCCGCGTGCGCGACGGGCGGGCGAGCCTGCTCGCCGAGAACCGGACCGACTTCCTCGACGGCGTCTCGGCGTAG
- a CDS encoding twin-arginine translocase subunit TatC, with protein MAEDSEPEASSEPTADGDPDPADGDADTAADSRGAADGDAESVPDADDPALDPDTDTVYSPEDAPDAGGSIEDYLDDDSALAADRTAPEGATGTDDPFDIDERRSVSDAVGAPVPDEELADDPELELAPEVTAEAEGGDDPAGADDTPPTDRDLHDGTAPQGREDDDADAASTAETDAGSDADANADSAPTTSSDSVVGGETTVEPQPPSAPEPAGDVDDGLVGEGPASDEEMPLAAHIEEMVRRLAVVLVVGGVVALAVFPFADGVINYLWNSHIPGAATDPDLRPRLYGPLELLLTELKVAALAGFVVGLPIAVYETYLFMRPGLFPRERRYYLAAVPTSLVLALIGVGFAHFVVLPAIFAYFTLYTEESVELIAFGLKETFGLILVLMGYMALVFQIPLFIMLAIMMNLTTREWLEGRRLLFWGGFLGLSFLVSPDPTGMAPIIVAATMISLFEGTLALLRWTGN; from the coding sequence ATGGCTGAGGACTCGGAGCCGGAAGCGTCGTCCGAGCCGACGGCGGACGGCGACCCGGACCCGGCGGACGGCGACGCGGACACCGCCGCCGACAGCCGCGGTGCCGCGGACGGCGACGCCGAGTCCGTTCCCGACGCCGACGACCCGGCGCTCGACCCCGACACCGACACCGTCTACTCGCCGGAGGACGCGCCCGACGCCGGCGGTTCCATCGAGGATTACCTCGACGACGACTCCGCGCTCGCCGCCGACCGGACGGCCCCCGAGGGCGCGACGGGGACCGACGACCCCTTCGACATCGACGAGCGCCGGAGCGTCTCCGACGCCGTCGGCGCCCCCGTCCCGGACGAGGAGCTCGCCGACGACCCGGAACTCGAACTCGCGCCGGAGGTGACCGCCGAGGCCGAGGGCGGTGACGACCCCGCCGGGGCCGACGACACGCCCCCGACCGACCGTGACCTGCACGACGGCACGGCGCCCCAGGGCCGTGAGGACGACGACGCCGACGCGGCGTCGACTGCGGAGACCGACGCCGGTTCGGACGCGGACGCGAACGCTGACTCGGCGCCCACCACGAGCAGCGATTCGGTCGTCGGGGGGGAGACGACGGTCGAACCCCAGCCGCCGTCGGCCCCCGAGCCGGCCGGCGACGTCGACGACGGCCTCGTCGGCGAGGGGCCGGCCTCGGACGAGGAGATGCCCCTCGCCGCCCACATCGAGGAGATGGTGCGCCGGCTGGCGGTCGTCCTCGTCGTCGGCGGCGTCGTCGCCCTCGCGGTCTTCCCCTTCGCCGACGGCGTCATCAACTACCTCTGGAACTCCCACATCCCGGGGGCGGCGACGGACCCCGACCTGCGGCCCCGCCTGTACGGCCCGCTCGAACTCCTGCTCACCGAACTGAAGGTCGCCGCGCTCGCCGGCTTCGTCGTCGGCCTCCCAATCGCCGTCTACGAGACGTACCTGTTCATGCGTCCCGGGCTCTTTCCCCGCGAACGCCGCTACTACCTCGCCGCCGTCCCGACCAGTCTCGTGTTGGCGCTGATCGGCGTCGGCTTCGCCCACTTCGTCGTCCTCCCGGCCATCTTCGCGTACTTCACGCTCTACACCGAGGAGTCCGTCGAACTCATCGCCTTCGGACTCAAGGAGACGTTCGGCCTCATCCTCGTCCTCATGGGCTATATGGCGCTCGTCTTCCAGATTCCCCTCTTCATCATGCTCGCGATCATGATGAACCTCACCACCCGGGAGTGGCTCGAAGGTCGGCGCCTGCTGTTCTGGGGCGGGTTCCTCGGGCTCTCTTTCCTGGTCAGCCCCGACCCGACGGGCATGGCGCCGATCATCGTCGCTGCGACCATGATCTCGCTGTTCGAGGGGACGCTCGCCCTGCTCCGGTGGACCGGCAACTGA
- a CDS encoding twin-arginine translocase subunit TatC — protein MSSALDEDTRRTLDAGRETAGAMLRSAQKDLQKVFIVFLVGFIGSFYALRLYIWEFLRNVTEARMSAATAEDLQIIAQTPFDVILLQAKIGLITGIIMAIPVFLYFSRDALEERGWWPSTPVARWKIAAGGLLSATLFVAGLVYGYAVFFPVMFSFLANNAISAGFKPTYSIVLWAQFIFLLTLSFGLAAQLPLVMSALSYTEIVPYETFRDRWRYAVVGMVAAGALFTPPDPFTQIMWAVPMLVLYGFSLYLAKVVVTAKRGSERLDVWTAAGRHWNLILGVGVVGGFLVYAFYAYGGLERANDLLAWMGTSRRLLTPGSTLPVTPAVALAVWTTAGGLVAGAVGFMYYVYAELEAAVEPTEVGDPTEIDLSALDADGIRAAPPEAFADLSEEEALTMANEAMDDDEKEKARAILERFDEAEERRAAEGEGEGDAPQSASEEIGDRASRAGGTFLDEFTDGETDEDDIGGYYTDVAFILDSLTSRAFRIAAVFGIVLASTFGWLYTGGIGRVFEQFLSQLPDDVTATDQIEVVALHPMEALIFEVKFSTLIAVLVTLPIVAYYAWPALRERGFVRGNRNLIFGWVAALVVGLFAGFALGYTTVAPTVISYLVAEGVRAEMVIAYRITNFFWLIFFTTAGIGLLTDVPVLMLLLNTAGVSYRTMRDRWREVTVGILGFAAVATPADVMTMFLVTIPLMVAYGVGLGVLFAVTLGGRRDLSGSEPSEGDQGADAEV, from the coding sequence ATGTCGAGCGCGCTTGACGAGGACACCCGTCGGACGTTGGACGCCGGGCGGGAGACGGCCGGTGCGATGCTTCGCTCCGCCCAGAAGGATCTTCAGAAGGTGTTCATCGTCTTCCTCGTCGGGTTCATCGGCTCGTTTTACGCCCTGCGGCTCTACATCTGGGAGTTCCTGCGCAACGTGACGGAGGCACGAATGTCGGCGGCGACGGCGGAGGACCTCCAGATCATCGCCCAGACGCCGTTCGACGTGATCCTCCTGCAGGCGAAGATCGGGCTCATCACCGGGATCATCATGGCGATACCCGTCTTCCTCTACTTCTCGCGTGACGCCCTCGAGGAACGCGGATGGTGGCCGTCGACGCCGGTCGCGCGGTGGAAGATCGCCGCCGGGGGCCTGCTCTCGGCGACGCTGTTCGTGGCCGGGCTCGTCTACGGCTACGCCGTCTTCTTCCCCGTGATGTTCTCCTTTCTCGCGAACAACGCCATCTCCGCGGGGTTCAAGCCGACCTACTCCATCGTCCTCTGGGCGCAGTTCATCTTCCTGCTGACGCTCTCGTTCGGCCTGGCGGCGCAGTTGCCGCTGGTGATGAGCGCGCTCTCCTACACCGAAATCGTCCCCTACGAGACGTTCCGTGACCGCTGGCGATACGCCGTCGTCGGCATGGTCGCCGCCGGCGCGCTGTTCACCCCGCCCGACCCGTTCACGCAGATCATGTGGGCGGTGCCGATGCTCGTCCTCTACGGGTTCAGCCTCTACCTCGCGAAGGTGGTGGTGACGGCCAAGCGCGGCAGCGAGCGCCTCGACGTGTGGACGGCCGCCGGCCGACACTGGAACCTCATCCTCGGCGTCGGCGTCGTCGGCGGCTTCCTGGTGTACGCCTTCTACGCGTACGGCGGCCTCGAACGCGCCAACGACCTGCTGGCGTGGATGGGGACCAGCCGACGCCTCCTGACGCCCGGATCGACCCTCCCGGTCACCCCCGCCGTCGCCCTCGCGGTGTGGACGACGGCCGGCGGACTCGTCGCCGGCGCGGTCGGCTTCATGTACTACGTGTACGCCGAACTCGAAGCCGCGGTCGAGCCGACCGAGGTCGGCGACCCGACCGAGATCGACCTCTCGGCGCTCGACGCGGACGGGATCCGCGCGGCACCGCCGGAGGCCTTCGCCGACCTGAGCGAGGAGGAGGCGCTGACGATGGCCAACGAGGCCATGGACGACGACGAGAAGGAGAAGGCCCGGGCCATCCTCGAACGGTTCGACGAGGCCGAGGAGCGGCGGGCGGCCGAAGGGGAGGGCGAGGGCGACGCCCCCCAGTCGGCGAGCGAGGAGATCGGCGACCGGGCGAGTCGCGCCGGCGGCACCTTCCTCGACGAGTTCACCGACGGCGAGACCGACGAGGACGACATCGGCGGCTACTACACCGACGTCGCGTTTATCCTCGACAGCCTCACGTCGCGGGCCTTCCGCATCGCCGCCGTCTTCGGGATCGTCCTCGCGTCGACGTTCGGATGGCTCTACACCGGCGGCATCGGCCGCGTCTTCGAGCAGTTCCTCTCGCAGTTGCCCGACGACGTGACTGCCACCGACCAGATCGAGGTGGTGGCCCTCCACCCCATGGAGGCGCTGATCTTCGAGGTGAAGTTCTCGACGCTGATCGCCGTCCTCGTCACCCTCCCGATCGTGGCGTACTACGCGTGGCCGGCGCTCCGGGAACGCGGGTTCGTCCGCGGCAACCGGAACCTCATCTTCGGGTGGGTCGCGGCCCTCGTCGTCGGCCTGTTCGCCGGGTTCGCCCTCGGCTACACCACCGTCGCCCCGACGGTCATCTCCTATCTCGTCGCCGAAGGCGTGCGGGCCGAGATGGTCATCGCCTACCGCATCACCAACTTCTTCTGGCTCATCTTCTTCACCACCGCGGGCATCGGCCTCCTCACGGACGTGCCCGTCCTCATGCTCCTGCTCAACACCGCCGGCGTCTCCTACCGGACCATGCGCGACCGCTGGCGGGAGGTGACCGTCGGCATCCTGGGGTTCGCCGCCGTCGCCACGCCCGCCGACGTGATGACGATGTTCCTCGTCACGATTCCGCTGATGGTCGCCTACGGCGTCGGCCTCGGCGTGTTGTTCGCGGTGACGCTCGGCGGCCGCCGCGACCTCTCCGGGAGCGAACCGTCGGAGGGCGATCAGGGCGCCGACGCCGAGGTGTGA
- a CDS encoding glycerate kinase type-2 family protein has protein sequence MTTVRNRSALVDHGNVTARRDLLDIASAAVDAVHPRRTVPAAVTRDGDRLRIGERTVDLAAVDDVYLLAAGKGSAAVAAELRSRLGDRLTDGVVAEKAGGERDIDGVAVVGAGHPIPDAESLRAGRRVHELADAAGPEDLVIAAITGGASATLAAPAGDLSLSDLADVTDRLLRAGLRIDEINAVRKHCSTLKGGRLAERVAPATLATLVVVDEPAGDPWGPTVGDGSTFADALAVLDRHDLTDAVPPAVPRHLRRGRDGAVPETPGATDGDVLVLAGPADVVEAARDRAAARGYEPLILSSTVEGESREVATCLAALAREAVTHGRPASPPCVLISGGETTVRVGEGAGEGGPNQEFALRSAVALADEPRVTTLALGTDGTDGPTDVAGGLVDHTTASRLEAAGRDPVAHLDCHDATPALRAVDDAVVTGPTGTNVMDLRLTLVEA, from the coding sequence GTGACGACCGTCCGCAACCGGTCGGCGCTCGTCGACCACGGCAACGTCACGGCCCGACGTGACCTCCTCGATATCGCGTCCGCGGCCGTCGACGCCGTCCACCCCCGTCGGACCGTCCCCGCGGCCGTGACCCGCGACGGCGACCGACTCCGGATCGGCGAGCGCACCGTCGACCTCGCCGCCGTCGACGACGTCTACCTCCTCGCGGCGGGCAAGGGGTCGGCCGCCGTCGCTGCGGAACTGCGCTCCCGTCTCGGCGACCGCCTCACGGACGGCGTCGTCGCCGAGAAGGCGGGCGGCGAACGCGACATCGACGGCGTCGCCGTCGTCGGCGCCGGTCATCCGATCCCCGACGCCGAGAGCCTGCGGGCCGGCCGGCGGGTCCACGAACTCGCCGACGCGGCGGGGCCCGAGGACTTGGTGATCGCCGCCATCACCGGCGGCGCCTCGGCGACGCTCGCCGCCCCCGCCGGGGACCTCTCGCTGTCCGACCTCGCGGACGTGACCGACAGGCTCCTGCGGGCGGGGCTCCGGATCGACGAGATCAACGCCGTCAGGAAACACTGCTCGACGCTCAAGGGCGGCCGGCTGGCCGAGCGGGTCGCGCCGGCGACGCTCGCGACGCTCGTCGTCGTCGACGAACCCGCCGGCGACCCCTGGGGCCCGACCGTCGGCGACGGGTCGACGTTCGCCGACGCGCTCGCCGTCCTCGACCGTCACGACCTGACCGACGCCGTCCCGCCGGCCGTCCCCCGGCACCTCCGCCGCGGCCGGGACGGCGCGGTTCCCGAGACGCCCGGGGCGACCGACGGCGACGTCCTCGTCCTCGCGGGACCCGCCGACGTCGTCGAGGCCGCCCGGGACCGGGCCGCGGCTCGCGGCTACGAGCCGCTGATCCTCTCCTCGACGGTCGAGGGCGAGAGCCGCGAGGTGGCGACCTGTCTGGCGGCGCTCGCCCGCGAGGCGGTGACCCACGGGCGGCCGGCCAGCCCGCCGTGCGTGCTGATCTCGGGCGGCGAGACGACCGTCCGGGTCGGCGAGGGCGCCGGCGAGGGCGGCCCGAACCAGGAGTTCGCCCTGCGGTCGGCGGTCGCCCTCGCCGACGAACCCCGGGTGACGACGCTCGCGCTCGGGACCGACGGCACCGACGGCCCCACCGACGTCGCCGGGGGACTCGTGGATCACACGACGGCGTCCCGGCTCGAAGCGGCGGGACGTGATCCCGTCGCCCACCTCGACTGCCACGACGCGACGCCGGCGCTCCGGGCCGTCGACGACGCGGTGGTGACGGGCCCCACGGGGACGAACGTGATGGACCTCCGCCTGACGCTCGTCGAGGCGTGA